In Nocardia sp. NBC_00403, the DNA window TTCGACCATGACCGGTTGTCGCAGTTGCGGTGTGCGGAGCTTGTCGATGATCTCCGCGGCAAGTCCGTCGACGCCGCGCTGACGTCCGGCCCGGCGCAGTGCTGCGGCGACGCGAGATTTGGTCAGCTTCGCGGCCGCCGCTGGGGTCGGCGCGACCGCGAGAATGGCTCGGGCCTCGGGTTCGGCGAGGTTGGTGGCCGAGCGGGCGCTGAAGGTTTCCAGGAACGCGGGATAGTACTCGCGCAGCAGCGAGCGCAGCTCGTTACCCGCTTTGGTGCGCCGCCAGATAGCGTCCTGCTGGGCGCGGGCCAACACCGAGATCGCTTGTGCGAGCTCGGAATCAGCAGGAAGCGTGCGGTGCAGATGAGCGTCGGCCCGCAGAATGTTGGCCAGCGTCATGGCGTCGGCGTGGTCGGATTTAGCCCTGGCCAGGCTGTGGCGTTCACGGTAGCGGGCCACCGCCATCGGGTTGATCGCGTAAATCGGCCGGCCGGAGGCTCGGATTGCGGCAACCAACAGGCCGCGGGGAGTCTCGATCGCGACCGGGATCGGATCCTCGGCGTTGTCGCCGGCGTCGGTGAGTAGCCCCGTCAGCGCGGCGAAACCCGCAGGGTCATCGCCGATCCGCTTCTTGGCGACCAATTTGCCGCCGACGTCGATGATCGCGATGTCGTGATGGCCTTCGGCCCAGTCGATACCGCAGTAATGGTTCAATTCGTCCTCCATCAGGCAAGGGTCTTTGCGCTGGTCGGAACCCGAGTGAGAACGCGCAGCGCCCTACTTACAAGCCTCTGTGGGCTGGCCTCCGATGAGCTGTTCGCGATCCCAGCGCACCCCCACGGCGCCGGTCTGCATCAGAGCTCGAAGGCTCTCGCGTTGAAGCGGGCGTCCAGCCGTGGGAGCGGGCTCGAACCACGATCGATCCCACCCGATAACGGCGGCCGGACCGCGGAAGACACACCGTGACATCGGAATCCGGCCGCCGCCGCACCACCGGTTGTCCGCGGTCTTCTGCGAGGGCTCCAGGCCCCACGGACGTTCAGGGATCGCGGTGGCGAGATCAATCCTTCGCAGTTAAGTAGCGGACGTTCGCGAACGCCCGCGCAGCGGCATGAGCGTGCGTTGCTGACCTATGTGGCGTCCGGGCGGCACCCTTCCCTCGACCGGGCAGCGACGACCCGAGCATCGAACGAGGCCGCCGCGGCTGGTGGCGTCGCTTCGGTGCTGCCGATCAGCACGCCAGGGTTGTCAGTTCCCTTGCGCCGGAATACTTCCGGGAACGCTGTTCCGACTTCTTTGCGGACGCCGATGGAGTGGACTCGGTGTTCGACCGAGCATTGTGCCTGTAGGGTTCGGTGAGCACCCCAGACCGTCACCGCGTGGCGTGAGCAGCCTCGAGCGACGCAAGGCCCGCATGGACCAACGCACACGCGAACGACTGCCTGTCCCGCCGAGCCTCGTCCGGACCGCCAACGATCGGCGCCTGTCGGCTGCTCGTCTGTTGAGCGCCGCCGCGGCTACCGAACCGGGAGCCGTGATCGACGGCACTAACGGGACATTGCGCAAAGCTGTTGTCCCCAAAGCAATTGGACGGATCGTCTGGGCCGAGGACATCGTCACCGGCAAGCGCCGCAACTTGTCCTACGAAGAGGAAGAAGCGTTCTGGGCGTTCGCCACCATCGAGGTTCTGCGCTTGACCGGCATCCGCTGCGAAGAGCTGCTCGAACTGTCGCACCACAGCATCACCGAATATCGGCTGCCCGGCACCGGTGAACTTGTTCCGTTGCTGCAGATCGCACCGTCGAAGACCGACACCGAACGGATGCTATTGGTCAGCCCTGAGCTGGCCGATGTCCTCAGCGCCATCGTCCAGCGACTCCGCGGCTCAGACGGATCGATCCCCTTGGTCGTCTCCTACGACATCAGGGAAAAGATCTGGAACCCGCCGATGCCGGTGCTATTCCAGCGCGGCGTCGGAAACGAGCGACGCGCGTTCACGGCCTGCGCAATCCGCAAGCTGCTGATTAAAGCGCCGCCACCTCGCTCACCGACGCCAACGGCGATCCGCTGATGTTCCAGGCCCACGACTTCCGAAGGATCTTCGTCACCGACGCCATCATGAACGGCCTGCCACCACACATCGCGCAGAGCATTTGCGGCCACAAGACCATCGACACCACCATGGGCTACAAGACCGTCTACCCGGCCGAGACGATCGAGGCCCATCGAGCGTTCATCGCCCGCCGCCGCGCCACCCGGCCCAGCGAGGAATACCGCACACCCACCGACACCGAATGGGATGCGTTCCTGGCCCACTTCGAGAAACGCAAGGTGTCGGTCGGAACATGCGCCCGAGCATTCGCCACGCCCTGCGTCCATGAACACGCTTGCGTCAGATGCTCACTCCTCCGACCGGACCCCGCCCAACGGGCGCGGCTCGAAGAGATCCACGACAACCTCGAAGCCCGCATCATCGAAGCCAAACGCGAAGGACGGCCCGGCGAAGTCGAAGGACTCCAAATCAGCTACAGCGGCGTCAAAGACAAGCTCGCGCAGATCGACTCCACCTCCGGCGCACTGCAGCAGCGACGGGGCTCGGATTGCCAACGTTCGGCTCCATCTCCGGAAGAAGCTCTGCCCCATGAACATTAAGTTCAGAGAAGCTTGTGTCAGATGCGCGCTCCTCCACCCCGACCCGGACCAACGGCGACGGCTGATCGACATCCGCGACAACCTAATTGCCCGTATCGCCGAAGCCGAGCGCGAAGGCTGGCTCGGTGAGGTCGAGAGACTTCGCGTCAGCCTGGCCGGCGCCGAGGATAGGCTCGCCCAGATCGACCGGCGTTCCCACCGCGAAAAGTCATCGGTCTTGGCCTGCCTATCACCAGGAGCGGAGATCGCTGAGCCCCGAAATCACACTTACAGCTCGCCAGCTGTGACGTTACCGTGAGCGGATGAGTGAGGAGTTGAAGCCGCAGGTGCTCTCGAACCGCTGGGCTGACGCCGTTGGTCCTGGCGGCCACGGTTCGCCTCGTGATCTCTGCAGATGCATCGAGCAGATCAGCACCAAGCCGCCGCGACCGACCCGCTTCCATCGAGAACGCCAGGACACCACCGCACCAGGCTGGATCCGCCTTCTCGAGCTGGTTGAAGAGGCGGCCGCCGACGGACGGGAGGCCTTCAAGCCACTGGTCGAACTCACAGCGGAACAGCGGCGCCAGGTCGTCACGCTCCCGCCAACGATCACCAAACTCACCTCGGTGAAGCACCTCGTGCTGTACGGCAGCAACCTGGTGCGTATACCGCCTGAGATCGGCGCTATGCGGAGCCTTGAGGAGTTCACCCCGTACACCTCCTACCGCCTGCACTGGTTCCCGTACGAGATCACCCGGTGCCCCAATCTGCGGCGCAGCACGGTGAGCACTCGCGCCATCTACGGAAACTACAAGCGGCGGCCGCTGTTTCCGTCGTTGTCGGTCGCAGCGACCAGCACGCAAGGCATTGACCTCGAAGACCTCGACCCCGGCGTATGG includes these proteins:
- a CDS encoding IS110 family transposase: MMEDELNHYCGIDWAEGHHDIAIIDVGGKLVAKKRIGDDPAGFAALTGLLTDAGDNAEDPIPVAIETPRGLLVAAIRASGRPIYAINPMAVARYRERHSLARAKSDHADAMTLANILRADAHLHRTLPADSELAQAISVLARAQQDAIWRRTKAGNELRSLLREYYPAFLETFSARSATNLAEPEARAILAVAPTPAAAAKLTKSRVAAALRRAGRQRGVDGLAAEIIDKLRTPQLRQPVMVETAMGRQALAILAMLNAACDGARDLEQAASELFRTHPDYAVITSFPGLADSTGARVLAELGDDRRRFADARALKSYAGSAPVTRASGKSISISYRRIKNDRLAAVGWVWAAVMVMNPGPAQQHYRQRRQHGDRHAPAVRHLFNKMLGQLYHCLQTHQVYDPVKAFGHPAAKPETSAAA
- a CDS encoding integrase, producing MFQAHDFRRIFVTDAIMNGLPPHIAQSICGHKTIDTTMGYKTVYPAETIEAHRAFIARRRATRPSEEYRTPTDTEWDAFLAHFEKRKVSVGTCARAFATPCVHEHACVRCSLLRPDPAQRARLEEIHDNLEARIIEAKREGRPGEVEGLQISYSGVKDKLAQIDSTSGALQQRRGSDCQRSAPSPEEALPHEH